One genomic segment of Chitinophaga sancti includes these proteins:
- a CDS encoding PKD domain-containing protein, with product MKHQRLSLLVHTWYAVAYTCVLVLLSAFRVQAQNTAAFTADNFSGCGTAYVQFINQSTTGGTASWDFGDGGAKSTLWNPTRSFTKPGTYTVTLTVTFADGTKGTATHTVNVYKKPTAQFTTDVTSGCTPLPVKFTDQSTAGDGTISSVNWDFGDGNGATGSTANYTYNVGGDYSATTIVTNSYGCTNSYSQIIHANATPQPAFTSNTQGSCKAPLTVTFTNNTTINTTGNPGITYLWNFGDGSTSSDMNPIHTYTAEGKYTVTLTATSADGCTQTLTQTEYIQVATIAADFTIAESLCKGTTLHFTNTTQPAPQTATWTFSDGDVQNTIDAVKTFNTAGTYTVTLQALTQDGCQANVTKTFTISDIPTATVTASPITACAVPANVNFTGVTTGATSWKWDFNDGTSSTVQNPAHTYTAEGSYTVSLQASNAAGCTATAYQTISVKEPILSIDGIPNGCVPLDDTFTPIVATADPVVSWSWNFGDGGTSTDKIPTHTFTTQGDYIVTLTITTQGGCTQTATFPVEVGTPVAVDFTVDQTTGCQPTIFHFTNTSVPNGTAWEWTFEESGNTGNGSSSLENPTYVWTSIGTHTVILTVINNGCRQTLTKTDLITIYPPSAAFLVQTVNCANIYSRTFTDQSDFGTSTTKLWNWDFGDGTSSTTQNPTHVYTAGGTYTVTLTVDNGSCQSVYKTNVTIIDETPKIYSDVTTICKNGTVNFAMDPVTASHFASYLWNFGDGNTYNAPAQGPIGYVYPTPGDYTASLVLTDVYGCLHTSNTIPISVNGANAKFSIDTKQCRNVPVSFTDQSTTKTGNTIVSWTWDYGDGSTPETYTTAPTNITHTYTAINDYPVTLTVKDNTGCEDSYTATVRIANMIAAFGGPDSIACLNTPYQFSNSSITTPLTYQWDFGDGTTSTDATPAHTYTLPGKYTVSLIIANTTGCSDTITTVDYLRVPNPIADFSFPAVAADVCPPVKIQFTNLSSDYVSSAWSFGDVSSSTEQDPLHNYIKAGTFDITLTVYSQGGCASAVAGPKTISIAGPDGSFTVTPETGCYPLTVTMNASSTAAVKYIWDFGDGYSATTTTPTSPSYTYPQEGVYYPVVLLEDDRGCRVAADGNSKVIADKVAANFGTDVTQACDGGTVFFTDSSTSVSAGLGMAMTYAWDFGVTTKTDDVSTDQTPSYVYDAPGTYNVKLTTTSSYGCVSTIEKAIVVEPKPVAVIDTLGPLCIGATMQLVGHETKNIPGTKWSWQILGQNYLVQTPPATTFNQAGDQLITLTITTASGICSSTATRTVSVVDYPSLNPNPASASICRGASITLNANTDAGVTINWTDYKINDIHSASPVVSPEIDTTYHVSVVNAAGCKVEGDVPVMVSQPFQVTATDTFICKGGSAQLHASGATSYSWSPATGLSNPAGQNPMAYPDTTTTYTVTGYGKDACFTSQATALVTVHPLPVVNAGPDLTLATGNSYLIPTTGSADITDIEWWPVNYLDCVDCLQPTATPKTTTTYTITATNTYGCKGVDDITIRMVCESGNTWLPNTFTPNGDGQNDIFYIRGKGIKTVKSWRIYNRWGQLVFERTNFNVEDITSGWDGKVKGVLVNPDVFVYVAEVVCDTNEDFTLKGNVMLLR from the coding sequence ATGAAACACCAACGCCTAAGCCTTTTAGTCCATACCTGGTATGCCGTTGCATACACATGTGTATTAGTCCTACTCTCTGCCTTCAGAGTTCAGGCACAAAACACAGCAGCATTTACTGCCGATAATTTTTCAGGATGTGGGACTGCCTATGTACAATTTATTAATCAGTCTACAACAGGAGGCACTGCTTCCTGGGATTTTGGGGATGGAGGAGCCAAATCGACCCTCTGGAACCCAACCCGATCCTTTACTAAACCTGGCACATACACTGTAACTCTTACAGTTACGTTTGCAGACGGTACGAAAGGGACCGCTACCCATACTGTAAATGTATATAAAAAACCGACAGCACAGTTTACCACGGATGTAACCAGCGGTTGTACACCATTACCTGTTAAATTTACAGACCAGTCTACCGCAGGTGATGGTACGATCAGTAGTGTGAACTGGGATTTTGGGGATGGTAACGGAGCTACGGGTAGTACTGCTAATTATACTTATAATGTAGGAGGCGACTATTCTGCTACGACTATCGTGACCAATAGCTATGGTTGTACCAATAGCTATTCACAGATTATTCATGCGAATGCTACCCCTCAGCCAGCATTTACCAGCAATACACAGGGTAGTTGTAAAGCACCGCTAACCGTTACTTTTACAAACAATACGACGATCAATACCACTGGTAATCCGGGTATTACATACCTCTGGAACTTTGGAGACGGTAGTACCAGCAGTGATATGAACCCGATCCATACATACACCGCAGAAGGGAAATACACCGTTACACTAACGGCTACTTCCGCCGATGGATGCACACAAACACTCACACAAACTGAGTATATCCAGGTCGCTACTATTGCAGCGGACTTTACTATTGCAGAGAGTCTTTGTAAGGGAACAACCCTCCATTTTACCAATACTACTCAGCCTGCTCCGCAGACCGCTACCTGGACTTTTTCAGATGGCGATGTACAAAATACAATTGACGCAGTCAAGACTTTTAATACTGCTGGTACCTATACTGTCACATTACAGGCGCTGACACAGGATGGTTGTCAGGCAAATGTGACAAAGACTTTCACCATCTCTGATATTCCTACTGCTACGGTTACCGCATCTCCCATTACCGCATGTGCCGTTCCTGCCAATGTGAACTTTACTGGTGTAACCACCGGTGCTACCAGCTGGAAATGGGATTTTAACGATGGTACTTCTTCTACTGTACAAAATCCAGCACATACTTATACGGCCGAAGGCAGTTATACTGTTTCACTACAAGCCAGCAATGCTGCGGGTTGTACAGCAACCGCCTACCAAACCATCTCTGTAAAGGAACCTATTCTGAGTATAGATGGTATACCAAATGGTTGTGTGCCACTGGATGATACCTTCACGCCTATCGTGGCTACTGCCGATCCGGTTGTAAGCTGGTCATGGAATTTCGGCGATGGCGGCACTTCTACCGACAAGATACCGACACATACTTTCACCACACAAGGTGATTATATCGTTACCTTAACGATTACTACACAGGGCGGCTGTACGCAGACTGCTACCTTCCCTGTGGAGGTGGGCACACCAGTGGCAGTAGATTTCACTGTAGATCAAACAACCGGTTGTCAGCCTACTATTTTCCATTTCACCAACACAAGTGTTCCTAACGGTACTGCATGGGAATGGACGTTCGAGGAATCAGGCAATACCGGCAATGGTTCTTCTTCTCTGGAAAATCCGACTTATGTATGGACTAGCATCGGTACACATACTGTGATACTAACGGTTATCAATAATGGTTGCCGGCAGACACTCACTAAAACGGATCTGATCACTATCTATCCGCCATCTGCTGCATTCCTTGTACAAACAGTGAATTGTGCGAATATCTACTCCCGTACTTTCACCGATCAATCTGACTTTGGTACAAGTACGACTAAATTATGGAACTGGGATTTTGGCGATGGTACATCTTCTACCACCCAGAATCCAACACATGTTTATACTGCAGGTGGTACATATACTGTGACACTCACAGTTGATAATGGTAGCTGTCAGTCTGTATACAAAACGAATGTCACTATCATTGATGAAACACCCAAGATCTATTCAGATGTCACTACCATTTGTAAAAATGGTACCGTGAATTTTGCCATGGATCCTGTAACTGCCAGCCATTTCGCCAGCTACCTCTGGAACTTTGGCGATGGTAATACTTACAATGCACCGGCACAGGGCCCTATCGGTTATGTATATCCCACACCTGGTGATTATACGGCCAGCCTGGTGCTGACAGATGTATACGGTTGCCTGCACACTTCCAATACGATTCCGATTTCTGTGAATGGCGCAAATGCGAAATTCAGCATTGATACCAAACAGTGTAGAAATGTACCAGTGAGCTTTACTGATCAATCTACGACCAAGACAGGTAATACCATTGTATCCTGGACATGGGATTATGGAGATGGCAGCACGCCGGAGACTTACACTACTGCACCTACAAATATCACGCATACTTATACAGCGATCAATGACTACCCTGTTACACTGACCGTGAAAGACAATACCGGTTGTGAAGACAGTTATACAGCAACTGTACGTATTGCAAATATGATTGCGGCATTTGGTGGACCGGATAGCATTGCATGTCTGAATACTCCTTATCAGTTCTCTAACTCTTCCATCACAACACCACTCACTTACCAGTGGGACTTTGGTGATGGTACGACCAGCACAGATGCGACTCCTGCACATACTTATACACTGCCAGGCAAGTATACGGTATCGCTGATCATTGCTAACACTACTGGTTGTAGCGATACGATTACGACTGTTGACTACCTGCGTGTACCTAACCCGATTGCTGACTTCAGCTTCCCGGCGGTAGCGGCTGATGTATGTCCGCCAGTAAAAATTCAGTTTACCAACCTCTCCTCTGATTATGTAAGTTCTGCATGGAGCTTTGGTGATGTGAGTAGTTCTACAGAACAGGATCCGCTGCATAACTATATCAAGGCTGGTACATTTGATATTACACTCACTGTTTATTCACAGGGTGGTTGTGCGAGTGCGGTAGCCGGACCAAAAACTATTTCTATCGCCGGACCAGATGGTAGCTTCACTGTTACACCTGAAACAGGTTGTTATCCGCTGACGGTGACGATGAATGCCAGTTCTACGGCGGCTGTTAAATATATCTGGGACTTTGGAGATGGTTATTCAGCCACCACCACTACACCTACTTCACCATCTTACACTTATCCACAGGAAGGTGTGTATTACCCGGTTGTATTGCTGGAAGATGACAGAGGTTGTCGCGTAGCGGCAGATGGTAATTCAAAAGTAATTGCTGATAAAGTGGCGGCTAACTTTGGTACGGATGTTACACAGGCTTGTGATGGTGGTACTGTATTCTTCACAGATTCATCCACCAGCGTTTCTGCAGGACTGGGTATGGCTATGACCTATGCATGGGATTTTGGTGTCACTACCAAAACTGATGATGTGAGTACAGATCAGACACCTTCTTATGTATACGATGCGCCAGGTACTTACAATGTGAAACTGACTACGACCAGTTCTTATGGTTGTGTGAGCACTATCGAAAAAGCGATTGTAGTAGAACCTAAACCAGTAGCGGTGATCGATACACTGGGGCCGTTGTGTATAGGAGCGACTATGCAGCTGGTGGGTCATGAAACAAAGAATATACCTGGTACCAAATGGAGCTGGCAGATACTGGGACAAAACTATTTAGTACAAACGCCACCGGCTACCACCTTTAACCAGGCTGGCGATCAGTTAATTACACTGACGATCACTACTGCCAGCGGTATTTGTAGTAGTACAGCTACGAGAACGGTGAGTGTAGTAGATTATCCATCACTGAATCCGAACCCTGCGAGCGCCAGCATTTGCCGTGGTGCTTCTATCACACTCAATGCAAATACAGATGCCGGTGTGACTATCAACTGGACAGATTATAAGATCAATGATATTCATAGTGCGAGTCCGGTAGTCAGTCCGGAAATAGATACGACCTATCATGTATCAGTGGTAAATGCAGCAGGTTGTAAGGTGGAAGGAGATGTGCCGGTGATGGTATCTCAACCATTCCAGGTAACGGCTACAGACACCTTTATCTGTAAAGGTGGTTCTGCACAACTACATGCATCAGGTGCGACTTCCTATTCCTGGTCTCCTGCTACAGGATTGAGCAATCCTGCGGGTCAGAACCCGATGGCTTACCCTGATACGACTACTACTTATACTGTGACAGGATATGGTAAGGATGCCTGCTTTACTTCGCAGGCGACAGCGTTGGTAACAGTACATCCGTTGCCGGTAGTGAATGCAGGTCCGGATTTGACATTGGCTACAGGTAACAGTTACCTGATACCGACTACAGGCAGTGCTGATATTACCGACATTGAATGGTGGCCGGTGAATTACCTGGATTGTGTAGACTGTCTGCAACCTACCGCTACACCAAAAACGACGACGACTTATACTATAACGGCGACGAATACATATGGCTGTAAGGGTGTGGATGATATCACCATCAGGATGGTGTGTGAATCAGGCAATACCTGGCTGCCAAATACCTTTACACCTAATGGCGATGGACAGAATGATATCTTCTACATCAGAGGTAAGGGTATCAAAACCGTAAAATCATGGAGAATATATAACCGTTGGGGACAACTTGTATTTGAGCGGACCAACTTTAACGTAGAAGACATTACAAGTGGATGGGATGGAAAAGTGAAAGGCGTACTAGTGAACCCGGATGTGTTTGTATATGTAGCTGAGGTAGTTTGCGATACAAATGAAGACTTTACCCTGAAAGGTAACGTGATGCTGTTACGTTAA
- a CDS encoding PorP/SprF family type IX secretion system membrane protein — MRRTCRKLFVALCLCLSSRVMAQDIHLSQFYETPILRNPALIGIFNGDYRVQAVYRNQWNSVTIPYQTGAVSGELKFPVGRGEDFLTTGAQFTYDRAGTARLQSVQILPAINYHKSMSEVKNMFLSVGFMGGFVQRQFDATKLTFNNQYTNGRYDPTVASGEEGRLALRGYGYWDAGAGISFNSTIGEDINYYIGAAMFHFTRPRVSFYKDNSIVMDPKYTFNAGITIPMEDRLKLIAQYNQIHEGSYSEYNGGAILGYMLYNEGLESTRGIYGGLFVRWGDAIIPTMRLDMDKYEISMTYDCNISKLKTASQSFGGFELALVFKGFLNSRNSTLDAVHCPRF; from the coding sequence ATGAGAAGGACTTGTAGAAAACTGTTTGTGGCACTTTGTTTATGTCTGAGTTCCAGAGTGATGGCACAGGATATTCACCTGTCGCAATTTTATGAAACCCCCATTCTGCGTAACCCTGCGCTGATAGGCATCTTTAACGGAGATTACCGCGTACAGGCAGTGTACAGGAACCAGTGGAACAGTGTGACTATTCCCTACCAGACAGGGGCTGTGAGCGGGGAACTGAAATTTCCGGTAGGCCGTGGAGAGGATTTTCTCACCACAGGTGCGCAATTTACTTATGACAGAGCTGGTACGGCACGATTACAGTCTGTGCAGATTCTGCCAGCTATCAACTACCATAAGTCAATGAGCGAGGTGAAGAACATGTTCCTTTCAGTCGGTTTCATGGGAGGTTTTGTGCAAAGACAGTTCGATGCCACCAAGCTCACTTTCAATAACCAGTATACCAATGGTCGCTATGATCCCACTGTAGCCAGTGGTGAAGAAGGCAGACTGGCACTGCGTGGATATGGTTACTGGGATGCCGGTGCAGGTATTAGTTTCAACAGTACGATTGGTGAAGACATCAATTATTATATAGGTGCAGCCATGTTTCACTTTACACGTCCAAGGGTGTCCTTTTATAAAGACAATAGTATTGTAATGGATCCAAAGTATACCTTCAATGCGGGTATTACCATCCCAATGGAAGACAGGTTGAAACTGATTGCGCAGTACAACCAGATTCATGAAGGGTCGTATTCCGAGTATAATGGAGGAGCCATCCTGGGTTATATGTTATATAATGAGGGCCTGGAAAGCACAAGAGGTATTTACGGCGGGTTGTTTGTGCGATGGGGAGATGCGATCATTCCTACCATGCGCCTGGATATGGACAAGTACGAGATCAGTATGACATACGACTGTAATATTTCAAAACTGAAAACGGCGAGTCAGAGTTTTGGGGGATTTGAGCTGGCACTGGTATTCAAAGGGTTCCTGAATAGCAGGAACAGTACGTTGGATGCAGTGCATTGTCCAAGATTTTAA
- a CDS encoding redoxin domain-containing protein, which translates to MSIAIGTKAPAFSLNDTEKKKVTLEDFKGQNLVILFFPLAFTSVCTAELCSVRDTLATYNSLNTAVVGISVDSPFTLGKFKAEQNLNFPLLSDFNKEASQAYGAYYENFVLDLKGVSKRAAFVVDKEGTVKYAQVLESAGDLPDFEAIKKTLADLQ; encoded by the coding sequence ATGAGCATTGCAATCGGCACAAAAGCACCAGCTTTTTCTTTGAATGATACTGAGAAGAAAAAAGTAACCCTGGAAGATTTCAAAGGACAGAATCTGGTTATCCTTTTCTTTCCATTGGCATTTACCAGTGTATGTACAGCAGAACTGTGCAGTGTAAGAGATACCCTGGCTACTTATAACAGTTTGAATACTGCGGTAGTTGGTATTTCTGTAGACTCTCCGTTCACCCTGGGTAAATTTAAGGCAGAGCAGAACCTGAACTTCCCATTGCTGTCTGACTTTAATAAAGAGGCATCTCAGGCTTATGGTGCTTATTATGAGAACTTTGTACTGGACCTGAAAGGGGTATCCAAGAGAGCGGCTTTCGTAGTAGACAAAGAAGGCACTGTGAAGTATGCACAGGTGCTCGAGTCTGCCGGCGATCTGCCAGATTTTGAAGCAATAAAGAAAACACTGGCTGATTTACAATAA
- a CDS encoding T9SS type A sorting domain-containing protein, translating to MWKTFTLLLTCFILLTTLVSKAQTYKPASSGTDGVSKIVKLYPNPASSRINFELQHNNEQVYDLIVFNFLGKMVGQVKNISNKTTMELDNYYSGLYIFQLRDRQGNLIESGKFNVVK from the coding sequence ATGTGGAAAACCTTTACTCTTTTACTTACATGCTTTATACTACTGACGACCTTAGTTTCTAAGGCGCAGACGTATAAACCTGCTTCATCAGGTACTGATGGAGTGAGTAAAATTGTGAAGTTGTACCCTAATCCTGCATCCTCGAGAATTAATTTTGAATTACAGCATAATAACGAGCAGGTTTATGATCTTATTGTATTCAATTTTCTCGGAAAGATGGTAGGGCAGGTAAAGAATATAAGTAACAAGACTACGATGGAGCTGGATAACTATTATAGTGGGTTGTATATTTTCCAGTTGAGAGATAGGCAGGGGAACCTGATAGAGTCTGGAAAGTTCAATGTCGTCAAGTGA
- a CDS encoding class I SAM-dependent rRNA methyltransferase, producing the protein MTKVFLKKKIQNRVLQGHPWIFGNEVGEIQGPVDAGDIVDVFTHQGHFLGRGYINPQSQILVRLLTRDKNEMIDAEFFYRRLLKAWKYRQQLGYVENCRLVFGEADEMPALVIDKFNDYFVLQTLALGMEKWKGAIVDALNRIFSPKGIYERNDVPVRELEGMQQQKGFLSAPFDTNIIINENGLKFHVDIENGQKTGYFLDQQDNRRAIQHIVKDADVLEAFCYTGTFSCHAGHYGAKSVLGLDISEHAVNTARRNAQLNNLEDKCKFQAVNAFDVLKQWTKEEKKFDVVILDPPAFTKSRENIQKAITGYKEINLRGMKLLKPGGFLVTASCTNLVPPSMFLEIIDMAAKDAKKKLRQVTFQTQAQDHPILWNIENTTYLKFLIVEVQ; encoded by the coding sequence ATGACCAAAGTTTTTTTAAAGAAAAAAATACAGAATCGCGTACTGCAGGGACATCCATGGATTTTTGGCAACGAAGTCGGTGAGATCCAGGGACCGGTAGATGCCGGCGATATTGTGGATGTATTCACGCATCAGGGCCACTTTCTGGGTAGAGGGTATATAAACCCACAATCTCAGATCCTGGTTCGCCTGCTGACCCGTGACAAAAACGAGATGATCGATGCCGAATTCTTCTACCGCCGCTTGCTCAAGGCATGGAAATACCGCCAGCAGCTAGGGTATGTGGAGAACTGCCGTTTAGTGTTTGGAGAAGCTGACGAAATGCCGGCGCTTGTCATAGATAAGTTCAATGATTACTTCGTATTGCAGACCCTGGCATTGGGTATGGAAAAGTGGAAAGGTGCAATTGTCGATGCCCTGAACAGAATTTTCTCTCCAAAAGGGATTTATGAGCGCAACGATGTACCGGTAAGGGAACTGGAAGGTATGCAACAGCAAAAAGGTTTCCTGAGTGCTCCTTTTGATACGAACATCATTATTAATGAGAATGGATTAAAGTTCCATGTAGATATCGAAAATGGCCAGAAAACCGGTTACTTCCTGGATCAGCAGGATAATCGCAGGGCCATACAACATATTGTAAAAGACGCAGATGTACTGGAAGCGTTCTGTTACACAGGTACTTTCTCCTGTCATGCAGGGCACTATGGTGCAAAGAGCGTATTGGGCCTGGATATTTCTGAGCATGCAGTAAATACTGCCCGCAGAAATGCCCAGCTGAATAACCTCGAAGATAAATGTAAGTTCCAGGCAGTCAACGCATTTGATGTGCTGAAACAGTGGACAAAGGAAGAGAAGAAGTTTGATGTGGTGATCCTGGATCCACCGGCATTTACCAAAAGCCGTGAGAATATCCAGAAGGCGATTACGGGTTACAAAGAGATCAACCTGAGAGGAATGAAGCTGCTAAAACCGGGTGGTTTCCTGGTTACAGCGTCTTGTACAAACCTGGTACCGCCATCTATGTTCCTGGAAATCATTGATATGGCTGCGAAAGATGCGAAGAAGAAACTGAGACAGGTGACCTTCCAGACACAGGCGCAGGATCATCCGATATTATGGAATATTGAGAATACAACTTATCTGAAGTTCTTAATAGTAGAAGTACAATAA
- a CDS encoding nucleotide exchange factor GrpE, with protein MQTNGQDTENGKGMPDINADENMAGTSHLNDALADESEFDKKQQELDEMKDKYLRLVAEFDNFRKRTAKERIELMQTANKETIISLLDVLDDSERATKQLENTTDITAIKEGVMLVFNKLKSTLQAKGLKPMENLHTEFNADLHDAITEIPAPTEELKGKVLDELQKGYMLNDKLIRHAKVIVGK; from the coding sequence ATGCAGACAAACGGACAGGACACCGAAAACGGTAAAGGTATGCCAGATATTAATGCAGATGAGAACATGGCCGGCACTTCCCACCTTAACGATGCCTTGGCGGATGAAAGCGAATTCGACAAGAAACAACAGGAGCTGGATGAGATGAAGGACAAGTATCTCCGTCTGGTTGCTGAGTTTGACAACTTCAGAAAACGCACTGCCAAAGAAAGGATCGAGTTGATGCAGACTGCCAACAAGGAAACGATCATTTCCCTGCTGGACGTACTGGATGACAGTGAACGCGCCACCAAACAACTGGAAAACACCACCGACATTACTGCCATTAAAGAAGGCGTTATGCTGGTTTTCAATAAATTGAAATCTACACTACAAGCCAAAGGCCTGAAACCTATGGAGAATTTGCATACTGAATTTAATGCAGATCTTCACGACGCTATCACAGAAATACCTGCACCTACAGAAGAACTGAAAGGGAAAGTACTGGATGAGTTGCAAAAAGGCTACATGCTGAATGACAAATTGATCCGTCATGCAAAGGTTATTGTAGGGAAATAA
- the dnaJ gene encoding molecular chaperone DnaJ, whose amino-acid sequence MSTKRDYYEILGVAKSASQDEIKKAYRKVAMQYHPDRNPNNKEAEEKFKEAAEAYEALSDADKRAQYDRFGHAGMGNRGGGYGGGNMNMDDIFSNFGDIFGDDIFGSFFGGNRAGGGGGRRGRGTRGSNLRIKIRMTYEEIAKGANKKIKVKKHVPCQHCGGLGAKDKNAFQTCNTCHGSGQVRKVTQTFLGQMQTVATCPTCHGEGQIITSKCGHCKGEGRMYGEEMVSIDIPAGVQEGMQLSMSGKGNAGERGGAPGDLLILIEEEPHPELQRDGLNVAFDLYISFPDAVFGTSVEVPTIDGKAKIKIPAGTQSGKVFRLKGKGFPSVNSYEKGDQLIHVNVWTPQQVNSEEKTFLEKVQSSDNFQPKPDKSEKGFFEKVRDIFS is encoded by the coding sequence ATGTCTACCAAAAGAGATTATTACGAAATACTGGGCGTCGCCAAGTCTGCCTCCCAGGATGAAATTAAAAAGGCTTACCGAAAGGTAGCTATGCAGTACCATCCTGACCGCAATCCCAACAATAAGGAAGCAGAAGAAAAATTTAAAGAGGCAGCTGAAGCCTACGAGGCATTGAGCGATGCGGACAAACGTGCCCAGTACGACCGTTTTGGTCACGCGGGTATGGGTAACCGCGGTGGTGGTTACGGTGGCGGTAACATGAATATGGATGATATCTTCTCCAACTTTGGAGACATTTTCGGAGACGATATCTTTGGCAGCTTCTTCGGTGGTAACCGTGCCGGCGGTGGTGGTGGCAGACGTGGCAGAGGTACACGCGGCTCCAATCTTCGTATTAAGATCCGCATGACCTATGAAGAGATCGCGAAAGGTGCCAATAAAAAGATCAAGGTTAAAAAACATGTACCCTGTCAGCATTGTGGCGGATTAGGTGCGAAAGATAAAAATGCTTTCCAGACCTGTAATACCTGTCATGGGTCCGGCCAGGTAAGAAAAGTAACCCAGACTTTCCTGGGTCAGATGCAGACAGTCGCTACCTGTCCAACCTGTCATGGCGAAGGCCAGATCATTACCAGCAAATGCGGGCACTGTAAAGGTGAAGGCCGTATGTATGGTGAAGAAATGGTAAGCATCGACATTCCGGCAGGCGTACAGGAAGGTATGCAGCTGAGCATGAGCGGTAAAGGTAATGCCGGTGAAAGAGGTGGTGCTCCCGGGGATCTGCTGATCCTCATTGAAGAGGAACCACATCCGGAACTGCAAAGGGATGGGCTGAATGTAGCCTTTGACCTGTACATTTCCTTCCCTGATGCGGTGTTTGGTACTTCGGTAGAGGTGCCGACCATCGATGGTAAGGCAAAGATCAAGATCCCGGCTGGTACACAATCCGGTAAGGTATTCAGGTTGAAAGGTAAAGGTTTCCCTTCCGTGAATTCTTATGAGAAAGGCGATCAGCTGATCCATGTGAATGTATGGACACCTCAGCAGGTAAACAGTGAAGAGAAAACTTTCCTGGAAAAGGTGCAGAGTTCAGACAACTTCCAGCCTAAGCCAGATAAGTCTGAGAAAGGCTTCTTTGAAAAAGTAAGAGACATATTTAGCTAA
- a CDS encoding class I SAM-dependent methyltransferase: MFDPSKLQMLENRLVKVYRHIGKIARRQNITCYRVYDDDINEFPFSVDRYDDHIYVAEYDRPHGMDEETHEHWLDSSLEVVGKVLDVPLNKIWVKQRQRKASRQEQYEKLSFESHEVVVHEAGLKFKVNLSDYLDTGLFLDHRITRGMVRESAKDMKVLNLFCYTGSFSVYAAAGGASEVVSVDLSKTYLAWAEENMQLNDLKGNFQFVHADVLQYLDTLPADYFDLVVLDPPTFSNSKRMKEFLDIQRDHVSILNKVLHATKPGGVVYFSNNYRKFQLDTEQIQAGTIKDITGQTMPFDFQQKLIRKCYKITR; the protein is encoded by the coding sequence ATGTTCGATCCTTCCAAATTACAAATGCTAGAAAACCGGCTGGTAAAGGTTTATCGCCATATTGGTAAAATCGCCCGCCGCCAGAACATCACCTGTTACAGGGTGTATGATGACGATATCAATGAATTTCCATTCAGTGTGGATCGCTATGACGATCATATCTATGTGGCAGAATACGATCGCCCGCATGGTATGGATGAAGAGACCCATGAGCATTGGCTGGATAGCTCTCTGGAAGTAGTAGGCAAGGTACTGGATGTGCCATTGAACAAGATATGGGTGAAGCAAAGACAACGGAAAGCCAGCAGACAGGAACAGTATGAGAAGCTTTCTTTTGAAAGCCATGAGGTGGTGGTGCATGAAGCAGGGCTGAAATTCAAAGTCAATCTTTCTGATTACCTGGATACAGGTCTCTTTTTGGATCACCGTATTACAAGGGGCATGGTCCGGGAGAGTGCGAAGGATATGAAAGTGCTGAACCTCTTTTGTTATACAGGTTCCTTTTCTGTGTATGCAGCTGCAGGTGGTGCCAGCGAAGTAGTGTCTGTAGATTTGTCTAAGACCTACCTGGCATGGGCGGAAGAGAATATGCAGCTGAATGATCTGAAAGGTAATTTTCAGTTTGTACATGCGGATGTATTGCAATACCTGGATACATTGCCTGCTGATTATTTCGATCTGGTGGTGCTTGATCCTCCTACTTTTTCCAATAGCAAGCGCATGAAGGAGTTCCTCGATATACAGAGAGATCATGTGTCGATATTGAATAAGGTATTGCATGCGACCAAACCCGGGGGAGTGGTGTATTTTAGTAATAACTATCGTAAGTTTCAGCTGGATACGGAACAGATTCAGGCGGGTACGATCAAGGATATTACCGGGCAGACAATGCCGTTTGATTTTCAGCAAAAGCTGATTAGAAAATGTTATAAGATCACCAGATAA